The following are encoded in a window of Caldicellulosiruptor danielii genomic DNA:
- the eam gene encoding glutamate 2,3-aminomutase: MEKLNVINNRERFEKLKEAIQDYLDVKDTIKTGIEDEERIEQQKKKILSYLGGTENDWENYKWQLKNRITSAKQLKELLNLDEKEAEQIAEIGKVYRFAISPYYLSLIDPSDPHCPIKKQSVPSSLELIEKGELDPMDEEHTSPTKIITQRYPDRLIIKVTNICGMFCRFCQRRRLIGETDTHASLDDITDAIEYVAQNSNIRDVLITGGDALMLSDEILEWILRSLRQIPHVEIIRIGTRAPVTLPQRITKDLVNMLKKYHPIYINTHFNHPREITKESKRACEMLADAGVPLGNQMVLLNGVNNDKYVVRKLNQQLLKIRVKPYYIFHPKRVKGTSHFWVTIEEGMEIIESLRGRTSGMAVPTYIINAPKGKGKTPIMPNYLLYFGKDKVVFRNWEGEVFEVENE, from the coding sequence ATGGAAAAATTGAATGTTATTAACAACAGAGAAAGATTCGAAAAGTTAAAAGAAGCAATTCAAGACTACTTGGATGTCAAAGACACAATCAAAACTGGCATAGAGGATGAGGAAAGGATTGAGCAGCAGAAGAAAAAGATACTTTCCTACCTTGGTGGTACAGAGAATGATTGGGAAAACTACAAATGGCAGCTAAAAAATAGAATAACAAGTGCAAAGCAACTCAAAGAACTTTTAAATCTTGATGAGAAAGAAGCAGAACAAATAGCAGAGATTGGCAAGGTTTATCGTTTTGCAATCTCACCTTATTATCTCTCTTTGATTGACCCAAGTGACCCTCACTGCCCAATAAAAAAGCAATCAGTTCCAAGCAGTTTGGAGCTGATAGAAAAAGGTGAGCTTGACCCAATGGACGAAGAGCATACATCACCTACAAAGATTATTACACAGCGCTATCCAGACAGGCTTATAATAAAGGTTACAAACATATGTGGGATGTTTTGCAGGTTCTGCCAAAGAAGAAGGCTGATTGGCGAGACTGACACTCACGCATCGCTGGATGACATTACAGACGCAATAGAGTATGTAGCACAAAATTCAAACATTCGAGATGTTCTAATCACAGGTGGCGATGCCCTGATGCTTTCTGATGAGATTTTAGAGTGGATTTTAAGGTCACTCAGGCAGATTCCTCATGTTGAGATAATCCGAATTGGCACACGAGCACCTGTAACGTTGCCACAAAGAATAACAAAAGACCTTGTTAACATGCTAAAGAAATATCATCCTATTTATATAAACACTCATTTTAACCACCCACGTGAGATTACAAAAGAATCAAAAAGAGCTTGCGAGATGCTTGCAGACGCTGGAGTGCCACTTGGCAACCAGATGGTACTGCTAAATGGAGTCAATAACGACAAATACGTTGTGAGAAAGCTCAATCAACAGCTTTTGAAAATCCGAGTAAAGCCATATTACATCTTTCATCCAAAAAGAGTAAAAGGAACATCACATTTTTGGGTAACAATTGAAGAAGGTATGGAGATAATTGAAAGTCTAAGAGGAAGGACATCTGGTATGGCAGTGCCAACATATATCATAAATGCACCAAAGGGCAAAGGCAAAACCCCAATCATGCCCAATTATCTTCTGTACTTTGGCAAAGACAAAGTTGTGTTTAGAAATTGGGAAGGTGAGGTTTTTGAGGTTGAGAATGAATAG
- a CDS encoding type II toxin-antitoxin system RelE family toxin, with translation MGTSDKFDIILSKNAYKYLQRLPQNIKKRIANILEEELSQNPFSSSKIKPLHGKLEGFCRYKEGDLRIIYKVEKEQLTVYIYEIGPRGDIYKK, from the coding sequence ATGGGAACATCCGACAAATTCGACATAATACTTTCCAAAAATGCATATAAATATCTGCAGAGGTTACCCCAAAATATCAAAAAGAGGATTGCGAATATTTTAGAAGAAGAATTATCACAAAACCCATTTTCCTCCTCTAAAATTAAACCATTACATGGCAAATTAGAAGGTTTTTGTAGATACAAAGAAGGCGATTTGAGGATAATATATAAGGTGGAAAAAGAGCAGCTTACAGTTTACATCTATGAGATCGGCCCAAGAGGGGATATTTATAAAAAGTAA